Proteins encoded within one genomic window of Prochlorococcus marinus str. MIT 9515:
- a CDS encoding peroxiredoxin, with amino-acid sequence MKSLFSIFIIIISFFFNFKSVIAFDYAPEVGDIAPSFHLEGINKNIKSKKIWDSNELKGKWVVLYFYPKDFSAGCTLEAKGFSKLKKDFSKYNAEIIGISADKEETHESFCSEQSINYTLLSDPNGTISEKYGSWIPPYSDRNTFLISPKGEIVFRWISVLPINHAKEVLNVLKKNI; translated from the coding sequence ATGAAGAGTTTATTTAGTATTTTTATAATAATAATTTCATTTTTTTTTAATTTCAAATCTGTAATTGCCTTTGATTATGCCCCAGAAGTGGGAGATATTGCTCCTAGTTTTCATTTAGAAGGAATAAACAAAAATATCAAATCAAAAAAAATATGGGACTCTAATGAATTAAAAGGCAAATGGGTAGTTTTATACTTTTATCCTAAGGATTTCAGTGCTGGTTGTACTCTGGAAGCCAAAGGTTTTTCTAAATTAAAAAAAGACTTTTCAAAATACAATGCTGAAATAATTGGAATAAGTGCTGACAAAGAAGAAACACATGAAAGTTTTTGTAGTGAACAATCAATAAATTACACTTTATTATCTGACCCAAATGGAACTATTAGTGAAAAATATGGTTCTTGGATCCCTCCTTATTCTGATAGAAATACTTTTTTGATTTCACCAAAAGGAGAAATAGTATTCAGATGGATAAGTGTCTTACCTATAAACCATGCGAAAGAAGTTCTTAATGTATTAAAGAAAAATATATAA
- a CDS encoding DnaJ C-terminal domain-containing protein, whose product MVILGTTIRGTMTTSSKKDYLSILGLSYEFDDNELKKAFRREARKWHPDLNKNDINAEERFKLINEAYEFLRNPDRRVTSKDFNSSNDENINNFSTGFPEYKDYLNSLFGFEYKSELDNEYYDDNFSDVYEEEKQDEVFNNYDYPATSPDEPPPVKLHQDIETIIELTPEEALSGASILIELEDQTVVEVDTPPFAGDGWRLRLENIAKGGKDHYLQLKVQTKNGLRIDGLRVLYKLELFPPDALLGCAVEVPTLDGNVTLQVPPKSSTGRLLRLKGRGLIFGDNIGDQFVEILVVIPADINDEEIALYTRLQELSLSD is encoded by the coding sequence ATGGTAATTCTAGGAACGACGATCCGTGGGACAATGACTACTTCCTCTAAAAAAGACTACTTATCGATTTTAGGTTTATCCTACGAATTTGATGATAATGAACTTAAAAAGGCCTTTCGAAGGGAAGCTAGAAAATGGCATCCTGATTTAAATAAAAATGATATTAATGCTGAAGAGAGATTTAAACTAATTAATGAAGCTTACGAATTCTTACGAAATCCTGACAGAAGAGTTACCTCTAAAGATTTTAATTCTTCTAATGATGAAAACATAAATAACTTCAGTACAGGGTTTCCTGAATATAAGGATTATTTAAATTCCCTATTTGGCTTTGAATATAAATCTGAGTTAGATAACGAATATTATGATGATAACTTCTCTGATGTTTATGAAGAAGAAAAACAAGATGAAGTATTTAATAATTATGACTACCCAGCAACATCTCCAGATGAACCACCACCAGTAAAACTTCATCAAGATATCGAAACTATTATCGAATTAACTCCAGAAGAAGCTTTGAGTGGAGCATCTATATTAATAGAACTAGAAGATCAAACTGTTGTAGAAGTAGATACTCCACCATTTGCTGGAGATGGTTGGAGATTAAGGTTAGAGAATATTGCAAAAGGTGGAAAGGACCATTATTTACAATTAAAGGTCCAAACTAAAAATGGACTTCGCATAGACGGCTTACGTGTTCTTTATAAATTAGAGTTGTTTCCGCCAGATGCTCTTCTTGGTTGTGCAGTAGAAGTTCCTACTCTTGATGGAAATGTAACTCTTCAAGTTCCTCCAAAGTCATCGACTGGAAGATTACTTAGATTAAAAGGGAGAGGTTTGATTTTTGGAGATAACATTGGGGATCAGTTTGTCGAAATTCTTGTAGTTATTCCTGCTGATATTAATGATGAAGAAATTGCTTTGTATACAAGGCTTCAAGAATTATCACTATCAGATTAA
- a CDS encoding 2Fe-2S iron-sulfur cluster-binding protein: MNKTYKVTIRNKETGKIYQENISDEEYILKEFEKKGLKLPFSCRNGCCTSCAVKIVSGKLTQPEAMGVSQELKDKGYALLCVAKVIEDIEVETTYYDEVYDLQFGQYFGKGTTRKAPPWEFEED; encoded by the coding sequence TTGAACAAGACTTATAAAGTCACTATTAGGAATAAAGAAACTGGTAAAATATATCAGGAAAATATCAGTGATGAGGAATATATCCTAAAAGAATTTGAAAAAAAAGGATTAAAGCTTCCATTTTCTTGTAGAAATGGATGCTGCACCAGCTGTGCCGTAAAAATTGTTTCAGGTAAACTTACGCAACCTGAAGCCATGGGAGTATCTCAAGAGTTAAAAGATAAAGGTTATGCTCTTCTTTGTGTTGCGAAAGTGATAGAAGATATTGAAGTTGAGACAACGTATTATGATGAAGTTTATGATTTACAATTTGGACAGTATTTTGGAAAGGGTACTACTAGAAAAGCACCTCCATGGGAATTTGAGGAAGATTAA
- the ribBA gene encoding bifunctional 3,4-dihydroxy-2-butanone-4-phosphate synthase/GTP cyclohydrolase II has protein sequence MKETSPKSNNGTILDNNEKFKIEFDQISDALAAIRNGECIIVVDDERRENEGDLICAAQFATPQQINFMATEGRGLICLAMQGDKLDALDLPLMVDRNTDKNQTAFTVSIDAGPENNVTTGISAEDRAKTIQVAINPSTKPEDLRRPGHIFPLRAKKGGVLKRAGHTEAAVDIAAMSGLYPAGVICEIQNPDGSMSRLPQLKEYAKEWGMKLISIADLISYRFQNERFVYRKSETILPSIFGNFKAYGYINDLDGSEHIALVKQKSNKLSEPVLVRMHSECLTGDAFGSLRCDCRPQLEAALSRIEKEGEGVVVYLRQEGRGIGLINKLKAYSLQDGGLDTVEANEKLGFPADLRNYGVGAQILTDLGIKKLKLLTNNPRKIAGLGGYGIEVTERVPLVICPGDHNAEYLNVKRQKLGHLLEEDKINSRFVDPYIAIFLDGDYKSIDLVPIKNKTFEFCTKKNINIMLESSPRLLAFWNRPKLVWRILHDKNREDFTINDNEIKNIEIFIKFLSEFDKSSKVGIIVSKNIEQALHPKNNIKLKNTKFSIKNDYLYSSTRKFNLDKETFSIIFNKDLA, from the coding sequence ATGAAAGAAACAAGTCCCAAATCAAATAATGGAACAATTTTGGATAATAATGAAAAGTTTAAAATAGAATTTGATCAGATAAGCGATGCATTAGCTGCTATAAGGAATGGAGAATGCATCATTGTAGTTGATGATGAAAGAAGAGAAAATGAAGGAGATTTAATTTGCGCTGCTCAGTTTGCAACTCCTCAACAAATTAACTTTATGGCAACTGAAGGAAGAGGACTTATATGCTTAGCAATGCAAGGAGATAAATTAGATGCATTAGATCTTCCTTTAATGGTTGATCGAAATACTGATAAGAATCAAACTGCCTTTACTGTATCAATAGATGCTGGGCCAGAGAATAATGTAACTACAGGCATATCAGCAGAGGATAGAGCTAAAACTATACAAGTAGCAATAAATCCTTCAACGAAACCTGAAGATTTAAGAAGACCTGGACACATATTTCCACTTAGAGCAAAAAAAGGAGGAGTCCTAAAAAGGGCAGGACATACCGAGGCTGCTGTTGACATTGCGGCAATGTCTGGTCTATATCCTGCTGGTGTTATTTGCGAAATCCAAAATCCGGATGGCTCTATGTCTCGACTGCCTCAACTTAAGGAATATGCTAAAGAATGGGGAATGAAGTTAATATCTATTGCAGACCTTATTAGTTATAGATTTCAAAACGAAAGATTTGTTTATAGAAAATCAGAGACAATTCTTCCAAGTATTTTTGGTAATTTCAAAGCATATGGATACATAAATGATCTTGACGGCTCTGAACATATTGCATTAGTAAAGCAAAAATCAAATAAATTAAGTGAACCAGTTTTAGTAAGGATGCATTCAGAATGTTTAACAGGAGATGCTTTTGGCTCACTACGATGTGACTGCAGACCTCAGCTTGAAGCGGCATTATCTAGGATAGAAAAAGAAGGCGAGGGAGTAGTTGTTTATTTAAGACAAGAAGGAAGAGGGATCGGTTTGATTAATAAATTAAAAGCATACAGCCTACAAGATGGAGGTTTGGATACTGTGGAAGCAAATGAAAAATTAGGTTTTCCCGCTGACCTCAGGAATTATGGAGTTGGAGCTCAAATATTAACTGACTTAGGTATCAAAAAATTAAAACTACTAACTAATAATCCTAGGAAAATTGCAGGATTAGGTGGTTATGGAATAGAGGTTACTGAGAGAGTTCCACTAGTCATATGTCCTGGAGATCATAATGCTGAATATTTAAATGTAAAAAGACAAAAACTTGGTCACTTATTAGAAGAAGATAAAATAAATTCTAGATTTGTGGACCCATATATTGCTATTTTCTTAGATGGTGATTACAAATCGATTGATTTAGTTCCTATCAAAAATAAAACATTTGAATTCTGTACCAAAAAAAATATAAATATTATGTTAGAGAGTTCTCCAAGATTATTAGCTTTTTGGAATAGACCAAAATTAGTATGGAGAATATTACATGATAAAAACAGAGAAGATTTCACAATAAACGATAATGAAATTAAAAATATAGAAATTTTTATTAAGTTTTTATCTGAATTTGATAAAAGCTCGAAAGTTGGTATTATCGTCTCCAAAAATATCGAGCAGGCGTTACATCCGAAAAATAACATTAAATTGAAAAATACAAAGTTTTCAATAAAAAATGATTATTTATATTCCTCTACTAGAAAATTTAATCTTGATAAAGAAACTTTTAGTATTATATTTAATAAAGATTTAGCTTAG
- a CDS encoding ATP phosphoribosyltransferase regulatory subunit, whose amino-acid sequence MSDIKEFNLIDVRNNSTIVNDLNNVYKLWGYEEVSPSFINNLDTIKGSEVINEDELIGIVSNNSLCLRPEMTTSIVKLTSTRLLNKKRPIRLYNSGIVFNKKQSYKNTYKFQENLQSGIELISYDTKFPEIEVINILFDAIDNINLIENSNLTLLVSTTKIMDLILFNYKNNNYEEIKKCMVNLDQESLNRLNIDKNDQTILKELIFTRGEPEIILKKLKNIYGYNDVIKELENFFNTLSKIAKRYNIKIQLDPTYQPHLNLYAGIVFQLICENSFVKTIIAKGGRYDELVRYFNPNEKIINGIGFTISIDNLRELIIDDSQSKKKVLLLFKDSCLLDKGINEQKALQKKGITTILHLNPCNENSKANILMKEHNCTEIQWIK is encoded by the coding sequence ATGAGTGATATAAAAGAATTTAATTTAATAGATGTAAGGAATAATTCCACAATTGTTAATGATTTAAATAATGTATATAAGCTTTGGGGTTACGAAGAAGTTTCACCTTCATTTATTAATAACCTTGACACAATTAAAGGTAGTGAAGTAATCAATGAGGATGAACTTATTGGAATAGTTAGTAATAATTCATTATGCTTAAGACCTGAAATGACAACATCAATTGTTAAGTTAACTTCAACAAGATTATTAAATAAGAAGAGACCAATAAGGCTTTATAACAGTGGTATTGTATTTAACAAAAAACAAAGCTATAAAAATACTTATAAATTTCAAGAAAATTTACAAAGTGGTATTGAACTAATTAGTTATGATACAAAATTTCCCGAAATTGAAGTAATAAATATATTATTTGATGCTATTGATAATATAAATTTAATAGAGAATAGTAATCTTACTCTCCTTGTCAGTACAACAAAAATAATGGATTTAATTTTATTTAATTATAAAAATAATAATTATGAGGAAATTAAAAAATGTATGGTTAACCTCGATCAAGAATCATTGAATAGATTAAATATTGATAAAAATGATCAAACTATATTAAAGGAGTTAATCTTTACGAGAGGAGAACCAGAAATCATACTTAAAAAGCTTAAAAATATTTACGGTTACAATGATGTTATTAAGGAACTTGAAAACTTTTTTAATACTTTATCTAAAATTGCGAAAAGATATAATATTAAAATACAACTTGATCCTACATATCAACCTCATCTTAATTTATATGCAGGTATAGTTTTCCAACTTATATGCGAAAATAGTTTTGTTAAAACAATTATTGCAAAAGGTGGAAGGTATGACGAATTAGTAAGGTACTTCAATCCTAATGAAAAAATAATTAATGGAATTGGTTTTACAATCTCTATAGATAATTTAAGGGAATTAATTATTGACGATTCGCAATCTAAAAAGAAAGTATTGTTGTTATTTAAAGATTCTTGCTTATTAGATAAAGGTATAAACGAGCAAAAAGCTTTGCAAAAAAAAGGAATAACTACAATATTACATTTGAATCCATGCAATGAAAATTCAAAAGCTAATATTCTTATGAAAGAACATAATTGTACAGAAATACAATGGATAAAATAA
- the rpmB gene encoding 50S ribosomal protein L28, which produces MSRVCELTGARANNGMAVSHSHIRTKKLQQVNLQKRRLWWQEGKKWINIKISTKALKSIQKVGLDKVAKTNGVDLNKF; this is translated from the coding sequence ATGTCTAGAGTTTGTGAATTAACTGGAGCAAGAGCGAACAATGGGATGGCAGTAAGTCACTCCCATATTCGTACTAAGAAGCTACAACAAGTAAACCTTCAGAAAAGGAGACTTTGGTGGCAAGAAGGCAAAAAGTGGATCAACATAAAAATCAGTACCAAGGCATTAAAGTCTATACAAAAAGTAGGTTTAGATAAAGTTGCGAAGACAAATGGGGTGGATCTTAATAAGTTCTAA
- the htpG gene encoding molecular chaperone HtpG, which yields MEKGEIRINTENIFPIIKKAVYSDHEIFLRELVSNAVDAISKRRMASMAGDCENSDKPQVKITIDREKSILKISDNGIGMNDDEIKKYINQVAFSSAEEFLTKYKQGNDEFIGHFGLGFYSSFMVADRVDILTKSAISDSKAFNWSCDGSPNFTLEESERDSVGTDVILHLMDEEKEFIEPERIKSLIKKYCDFMPIDVLLEGEIINKKNPPWRKQPNELKDEDYIELYKYLYPFQGDPLLWIHLNTDYPYDIQGILYFPKLTGRADWEKGEIKLFCNQVFVSDSIKEIVPKYLLPLRGVIDSTDIPLNVSRSALQTDRKVRSISSFISKKIANKLKDLLKNSPEFYTQIWDSISAFIKIGAIEDEKFADLVENSIIFETIINSDKDITKYIDDKSLIKSNDKFYTTLSNYKDRNNITDSKKIIYCSDVIGQSSALNICLSDNKEVIKSDPLIDAQFLPWIESKHDNYQFQRVDSEINELEDKDSKEIVDKDGKSSTDNLKDIISKALNNEKVTVKIQSLTNKDAPPAMILLPEQMRRINDMGAYMEQKMPSLPEYHVLLINKEHPLILGLSNMTGSKLILDKKDPGENPLASKIANHVYDMAKLSVGGLDQEQIINLQNNNADLISDLLKSST from the coding sequence ATGGAAAAAGGTGAAATCAGAATTAATACTGAAAATATATTTCCAATAATAAAAAAAGCTGTATATTCAGACCATGAAATATTTTTAAGAGAATTAGTAAGTAATGCGGTAGATGCAATTAGTAAAAGAAGGATGGCCTCAATGGCTGGTGATTGTGAAAATTCAGATAAACCTCAGGTCAAAATCACTATTGACAGGGAGAAATCTATATTAAAAATTTCTGATAATGGTATCGGAATGAATGATGATGAAATTAAAAAATACATAAACCAAGTAGCATTTTCTAGTGCGGAAGAATTTTTAACAAAATACAAGCAAGGAAATGATGAATTTATAGGTCATTTTGGATTAGGATTTTATTCTAGTTTTATGGTTGCTGACAGAGTTGACATTCTAACCAAATCAGCAATAAGTGACAGTAAAGCTTTTAATTGGTCATGTGATGGTTCACCTAATTTCACCTTAGAAGAATCTGAGAGAGATTCAGTTGGGACTGATGTAATCCTTCATTTAATGGATGAAGAGAAAGAGTTTATAGAACCTGAAAGAATTAAATCCTTAATAAAAAAATATTGTGACTTTATGCCTATAGATGTGCTTTTAGAGGGTGAAATAATTAATAAAAAAAATCCCCCATGGAGAAAACAACCAAATGAATTAAAAGATGAAGATTATATTGAGCTATACAAATATCTATATCCATTTCAAGGTGATCCTCTCCTATGGATACATCTAAATACAGATTATCCATACGACATACAAGGAATTTTATATTTTCCAAAACTAACAGGTAGAGCTGATTGGGAAAAAGGTGAAATTAAACTATTTTGTAATCAGGTATTTGTAAGCGACTCAATTAAAGAAATTGTACCTAAATATTTATTACCCTTAAGAGGAGTAATTGATTCAACAGATATACCTTTAAATGTAAGTAGAAGTGCCTTACAAACTGATAGAAAAGTAAGATCAATTTCATCCTTCATATCAAAAAAAATTGCCAATAAGCTAAAGGATTTACTCAAAAATTCTCCTGAATTTTATACACAGATATGGGACTCTATTTCTGCCTTTATTAAGATTGGTGCCATAGAAGACGAAAAGTTTGCTGATCTCGTAGAAAATAGTATTATTTTTGAAACAATTATAAATTCAGACAAAGATATAACAAAATATATTGATGATAAATCTCTTATAAAATCTAATGATAAATTTTACACAACCCTATCAAATTACAAAGATAGAAATAACATTACCGATTCCAAAAAAATTATTTATTGTTCTGATGTAATTGGTCAATCCAGCGCATTAAATATTTGTCTCTCTGATAACAAAGAAGTGATCAAATCTGATCCATTAATAGATGCACAATTTCTTCCATGGATAGAAAGTAAGCATGATAATTATCAATTTCAAAGAGTTGACTCAGAAATAAATGAGCTTGAAGATAAAGATTCAAAAGAAATTGTTGATAAAGATGGGAAATCAAGCACAGACAATCTAAAGGATATTATTTCAAAAGCATTAAATAATGAAAAAGTAACTGTAAAAATTCAATCTCTTACTAATAAAGATGCTCCTCCAGCAATGATATTGTTACCGGAACAAATGAGAAGAATAAATGATATGGGAGCATACATGGAACAAAAGATGCCTAGCTTACCTGAATATCATGTCCTATTAATAAATAAAGAGCATCCTTTAATTTTAGGATTAAGTAATATGACCGGAAGCAAATTAATTCTTGATAAAAAAGATCCAGGTGAAAACCCTTTAGCATCAAAAATTGCTAATCATGTTTATGACATGGCCAAATTAAGTGTGGGAGGATTAGATCAAGAACAAATTATAAATTTGCAAAATAATAATGCCGATTTAATTTCAGATTTACTTAAATCATCAACATAA
- a CDS encoding inositol monophosphatase family protein yields the protein MFEINVIDEIKSEFDLTNLTQIAKDTALIGNEILIKNYNKIQTITSKGRKGDLVTNVDLEVEEKIKEYLSAKTPNISIHAEESGKLIKSSKLTWCIDPLDGTTNYSHGYPFFGTSVGLLYKNNPILGAISVPYLNELYSACIGKGSYCNNKKIRVSNTSKLIESLLVTGFSYDRFDIEDNNYSEFCYLTHKTRGVRRGGAAAVDLAFVASGKVDGYWERGLEIWDLAAGAIIVKEAGGIISDYPNGEFSLSSGRILACSPKLEEELKLELGNVTPFNKNIYT from the coding sequence ATGTTTGAAATTAATGTTATTGATGAAATAAAATCAGAATTCGATTTAACGAATCTCACCCAAATAGCAAAGGATACTGCACTAATAGGTAATGAGATTCTCATTAAAAATTATAATAAAATACAAACAATTACTTCAAAGGGAAGAAAAGGTGATTTAGTTACAAACGTAGATTTAGAAGTTGAAGAAAAGATCAAGGAGTATCTATCAGCAAAAACACCAAATATTTCAATACATGCAGAAGAATCTGGAAAGTTAATAAAGTCTTCTAAGTTGACTTGGTGCATCGATCCATTAGATGGAACTACTAATTATTCCCACGGATATCCTTTCTTTGGTACTTCAGTAGGTCTTTTATATAAAAACAATCCAATACTAGGTGCTATATCGGTTCCTTACTTAAATGAACTTTATTCTGCCTGTATTGGAAAAGGATCATACTGTAATAATAAAAAAATAAGAGTCTCTAATACTTCTAAACTTATTGAAAGTCTTCTTGTTACTGGTTTTTCTTATGACAGATTTGATATTGAAGATAATAATTATTCTGAATTTTGTTACTTAACACATAAAACAAGAGGAGTAAGGAGAGGTGGAGCTGCGGCGGTAGATTTAGCATTTGTTGCTTCGGGAAAGGTAGATGGATACTGGGAAAGAGGCTTAGAAATTTGGGATTTAGCTGCTGGTGCTATTATTGTAAAAGAAGCTGGTGGAATTATTTCTGATTATCCAAATGGTGAATTTAGCCTTAGTTCGGGAAGAATATTGGCTTGCAGTCCAAAATTAGAAGAAGAACTTAAATTAGAACTAGGAAACGTAACTCCTTTTAATAAAAACATTTATACTTAA
- a CDS encoding DUF3110 domain-containing protein, translated as MNIYVLLYNFGTEKEGIHSIELKGRTIVLMFEEKEDAERYCGLLEAQDFPLPSVEMISIDEIRDFCIKLDYECKLVEKNFVPKTAEDRLLISPPQKNLEVENWNEDEHKDENIDLNSIKENLEKLL; from the coding sequence ATGAATATTTATGTTTTACTTTATAACTTCGGAACAGAAAAAGAAGGTATACATTCAATAGAACTAAAAGGTAGAACTATAGTTTTAATGTTTGAAGAAAAAGAAGACGCAGAACGTTACTGTGGACTTTTAGAGGCTCAAGATTTCCCCTTACCCTCTGTAGAAATGATTTCGATCGATGAAATTAGAGATTTTTGTATCAAATTAGATTATGAATGTAAATTAGTTGAGAAGAATTTTGTTCCAAAAACGGCAGAGGATAGATTATTAATCTCTCCCCCTCAAAAAAATTTAGAAGTAGAGAATTGGAACGAAGATGAACATAAAGATGAAAATATTGATTTAAATTCCATTAAGGAGAATCTTGAAAAGCTTCTTTAA
- a CDS encoding peptidylprolyl isomerase: MTKALFETDAGIINIELFTNDAPNTVNNFTKLITEGFYDGLAFHRVIPGFMAQGGCPNTREGSSGMPGTGGPGYNIKCEINSNKHLKGSLSMAHAGKDTGGSQFFIVYESQPHLDGVHTVFGKTEDMDIVLKLTNGSKIIKASLV, translated from the coding sequence ATGACAAAAGCTTTATTTGAAACTGATGCAGGCATTATTAATATTGAATTATTTACCAATGACGCACCTAATACAGTTAATAATTTCACAAAATTAATTACTGAAGGTTTTTATGACGGTTTGGCCTTTCACCGCGTCATCCCTGGCTTTATGGCTCAGGGAGGTTGCCCTAATACCCGCGAAGGATCTTCAGGAATGCCTGGGACAGGGGGACCGGGATACAATATTAAATGCGAAATTAATTCAAATAAACATCTTAAAGGTTCACTTTCTATGGCACATGCAGGTAAAGATACTGGTGGTAGCCAATTTTTTATAGTCTATGAATCTCAACCTCATTTAGACGGAGTTCATACTGTCTTTGGAAAAACAGAAGATATGGATATTGTTTTAAAACTTACAAACGGATCAAAAATTATTAAAGCTAGCTTAGTCTAA
- the dnaK gene encoding molecular chaperone DnaK — translation MGQIVGIDLGTTNSVIGVIEAGRPIVIANSEGTRTTPSIVGFTKNSEIVIGDQARRQLVLNPKNTFYNLKRFVGRDWDELDETSISVPYNVKSNDNGSVRILSPFTKREYAPEELISSIIRKLINDAETYLGDTIDSAVITVPAYFNESQRQATKDSALLAGIKVDRILNEPTAAALAYGFEKSSSHNVLVFDLGGGTFDVSLLRISNGVFDVKATCGDTQLGGNNFDSKIVDWIAERFLEKHKIDLRRDRQAYQRLSEAAEKAKCELSGLQKTKISLPFITTNDDGPLHIEEDFDRKLFESLSEDLLDRLLEPVQIALEDSGWNADEIDEVVLVGGSTRIPMVQQLVKTLVPNEPCQSVNPDEVVAIGAAIQSGIISGDLRDLLLNDVTPLSLGLETIGGLMKVLIPRNTPIPVRQSDVFSTSESNQSSVVVQIRQGERPLASENKSLGKFRLSGIPPAPRGIPQVQVAFDIDANGLLEVSATDRTTGRKQTVSITGGSNLNEQEINMMIAEAKSKATEDRMKRSVIDRKNNALTLIAQAERRLRDAALEFGPYGAERQQRAVEIAIQDVEEFIDDNDPQELEISVSSLQEALFGLNRKFASVKKVDNNPLQGIKNTFGSLKDELFSDDYWDDDPWDNQMNRNYRDSRYGNSRNDDPWDNDYFL, via the coding sequence ATGGGGCAAATAGTTGGAATTGATTTAGGCACTACTAACTCCGTGATAGGAGTTATAGAGGCCGGTCGCCCCATTGTGATTGCAAATTCAGAAGGTACAAGAACCACTCCTTCAATAGTTGGTTTTACCAAAAACTCTGAAATAGTTATTGGTGATCAGGCTAGAAGGCAACTTGTTTTGAATCCTAAAAATACATTTTATAACTTAAAAAGATTCGTAGGTAGGGATTGGGACGAACTTGATGAAACGAGTATTTCTGTCCCATATAATGTCAAATCGAATGATAATGGAAGTGTGAGGATACTAAGTCCATTTACTAAGCGGGAGTATGCTCCAGAAGAATTGATAAGTTCCATAATAAGAAAATTAATCAATGACGCTGAAACTTATTTAGGAGATACTATTGATTCTGCCGTAATAACTGTTCCTGCCTATTTTAATGAGTCTCAAAGGCAAGCTACCAAGGATTCTGCATTATTGGCTGGGATAAAAGTTGATAGAATCTTAAATGAACCTACTGCAGCAGCTCTAGCGTATGGTTTTGAAAAAAGCTCCTCTCATAATGTATTAGTTTTTGATTTGGGGGGAGGTACTTTCGATGTCTCTTTATTGAGGATATCTAATGGCGTTTTTGATGTAAAAGCCACCTGTGGAGACACTCAACTAGGAGGTAATAACTTTGATTCCAAAATAGTTGATTGGATTGCCGAAAGATTTCTTGAGAAACACAAGATTGATTTAAGACGAGATAGACAAGCTTATCAAAGACTTAGCGAAGCCGCTGAGAAAGCTAAATGTGAATTGTCAGGGTTGCAAAAAACTAAAATTTCATTACCTTTTATAACGACAAACGATGATGGTCCATTACATATTGAAGAGGATTTTGACAGGAAATTATTTGAATCTTTATCTGAAGATCTTCTTGACAGGTTGCTTGAACCCGTTCAGATTGCTTTAGAGGATTCTGGTTGGAATGCTGATGAAATAGATGAAGTCGTTCTTGTTGGTGGAAGCACACGTATACCAATGGTTCAACAACTAGTTAAGACTCTTGTTCCTAATGAACCATGTCAGTCTGTAAATCCGGATGAAGTTGTGGCAATTGGTGCGGCAATACAATCAGGAATAATTAGTGGAGATTTACGTGATTTACTTTTAAATGATGTTACTCCTTTATCTTTAGGATTAGAAACTATTGGTGGACTTATGAAGGTGCTTATTCCACGTAATACCCCAATACCTGTTAGACAATCAGATGTTTTTAGTACTTCGGAATCTAATCAATCATCGGTCGTTGTACAGATAAGACAAGGAGAGAGACCATTAGCCTCTGAGAATAAATCGTTAGGAAAATTTAGATTGTCAGGAATTCCTCCAGCTCCTAGGGGAATCCCTCAAGTACAAGTAGCTTTCGACATTGACGCAAATGGTTTGCTAGAAGTGAGTGCAACTGATAGAACCACTGGAAGAAAACAAACAGTAAGTATTACTGGGGGTTCTAATCTTAATGAACAGGAAATTAATATGATGATCGCTGAAGCTAAATCAAAAGCAACTGAAGATAGGATGAAACGATCAGTAATTGATAGGAAAAACAATGCACTTACATTAATTGCTCAAGCTGAAAGGAGGTTAAGAGATGCTGCCTTAGAATTTGGTCCATATGGAGCAGAGCGACAACAAAGGGCAGTAGAAATTGCAATTCAAGATGTGGAGGAATTTATAGATGATAATGATCCTCAAGAATTAGAAATTTCTGTAAGCTCCTTACAAGAAGCTCTTTTTGGTTTAAATAGAAAATTTGCGTCTGTGAAGAAAGTTGATAATAATCCCTTACAAGGCATTAAAAATACCTTTGGTTCCTTAAAAGATGAATTATTTTCAGATGATTACTGGGATGATGATCCTTGGGATAATCAAATGAATAGAAATTATAGAGATTCGAGGTATGGTAATTCTAGGAACGACGATCCGTGGGACAATGACTACTTCCTCTAA